GGGCCACTGGCCCGGTCGGGTCCAGCGCCGCGGCCGGGTCCCGCTCCACCAGGTCGAGGATCACCGGGTCGGCGATGAACCCGCACTTGACCACCTCGGCCATCCCGGCGGCCAGGTCGGAAGGGGGCAGGCTGTCCAGCGTCGCCAGGTCGCAGATCACCCCGGCCGGCGGGTGGAAGGCGCCGACCAGGTTCTTGCCGGCGGCGATGTTGATCCCGGTCTTCCCACCGACGGCGGCGTCGACCATGCCGAGCAGGGAGGTCGCCACCGGCACCCAGCGCACCCCGCGCAGCCAGCAGGCGGCGACGAAGCCAGCCAGGTCGGTGACCGCGCCGCCGCCCACGCCCACCACGGCGTCGCTACGGGTGAAGCCCGCCTCGCCGAGCCGGTCCCAGCAGGCCGCCGCCACGTCGACGTGCTTGCCCGCCTCCGCGTCCGGCACCTCGATGAGCAGCGGCGCCACCCCGGCGGCGCGGACCCGCTCGGCCAGCTCCTCGGCGAGGCCCTTGAGCGGGGGCGCGTGCAGGAAGGCCACCCGCTCCGCGCCGGGCAGCAGTCGGGGCGGCGGGTCCAGCAGGTCGCGTCCCACCAGCACGTCGTACGGCCGCTCGCCGCCGACCGGGATCCGGGTCACCTCGTCCATGTCCACTCCTGGCGGTCAGGGTTTGAGCAGTGCGGCGATCTCGGTGGCGATCTCCTCCGGGGTGCGCCCGTCGGTGATCACGGTCGCGGTGGCCACCTCCGCGTAGAGCGGGCGGCGCTGCTCCATCAGGTGCTTGAGGGTGGCGCGCGGGTTCAGCGCCAGCAGCGGCCGTCCGGCGCCCAGGCCGACCCGCCGCACCGCGTCGGGCAGCTCCACCGACAGGTGCACGACGGTGTGCCCGATCAGTGCGGCGCGGTTCTCCTCGGCGAGGACCGCGCCGCCGCCGAGGGCGAGCACCCCGCCGTGCGAGGCCAGCGCCGCGGCCACCGCCGCCCGTTCGAGGGTACGGAAGTGCTCCTCCCCCTCGTCGACGAAGATCTCCGGGATGGGCTTGCCGGCGAGCTGCTCGATGTCGGTGTCGGTGTCCCGGAACGCGACGCCGAACGCGTCGGCGAGCGCCAACCCCACGGTCGTCTTCCCGGAGCCGGGCGCCCCGACCAGCACGCAGACCGGCCGGGTGCTCATCGGATCACCATGGTGTCGAGGTAGCCGGCGAGGTTGCGGCGGATCTCGGCGACCGAGTCGCCGCCGAACTTCTCCACCGTCGCCTCGGCCAGCACCAGGGCCACCATCGCCTCGGCCACCACGGCCGCGGCCGGCACCGCACAGACGTCCGACCGCTGGTTGATCGCGGTGGCCGGCTCGCCGGTGGTGACGTCGATGGTGGACAGTGCCCGGTTCAGCGAGGAGATCGGCTTCATCGCGGCCTTCACCCGCAGCGGCTCGCCGGTGGTGATGCCGCCCTCCAGGCCGCCGGCCCGGTCGGTCACCCGGCGGACCCCGGTCGCGGTCGGGATGATCTCGTCGTGCGCCGCCGAGCCCCGGGAGCGCGCCTGCTGCCAGCCGTCGCCGATCTCCACCCCCTTGATCGCCTGGATCGACATCAGCGCGGTGGCGAGCCGGGCGTCGAGCTTGCGGTCCCACTGCACGTGGCTGCCCAGGCCCGGCGGCACCCCGTAGGCCAGCACCTCGACCACGCCGCCGAGGGTGTCGGCGTCCTTCTTCGCGGCGTCGACCTCGGCGACCATCCGGGCGCTGGCCTCCGGGTCGAGGCAGCGCAGCGGGTCGGCGTCGATCCGGGCGGCGTCCTCCGGGGTGGGCCGCAGGCCGGGCTTCACGGCGACCGGGCCCAACTCCACC
This sequence is a window from Micromonospora sp. NBRC 110009. Protein-coding genes within it:
- the aroB gene encoding 3-dehydroquinate synthase — encoded protein: MDEVTRIPVGGERPYDVLVGRDLLDPPPRLLPGAERVAFLHAPPLKGLAEELAERVRAAGVAPLLIEVPDAEAGKHVDVAAACWDRLGEAGFTRSDAVVGVGGGAVTDLAGFVAACWLRGVRWVPVATSLLGMVDAAVGGKTGINIAAGKNLVGAFHPPAGVICDLATLDSLPPSDLAAGMAEVVKCGFIADPVILDLVERDPAAALDPTGPVARELIERAVRVKANVVSGDLRESGVREVLNYGHTLAHAIEKVEGYRWRHGHAVAVGLVYAATLARLAGRLDAATAERHRAVVAALDLPTSYRADAWPELLAAMRVDKKARGSRLRFVVLDGLARPTILEGPSDELLAEAYREISS
- a CDS encoding shikimate kinase, whose translation is MSTRPVCVLVGAPGSGKTTVGLALADAFGVAFRDTDTDIEQLAGKPIPEIFVDEGEEHFRTLERAAVAAALASHGGVLALGGGAVLAEENRAALIGHTVVHLSVELPDAVRRVGLGAGRPLLALNPRATLKHLMEQRRPLYAEVATATVITDGRTPEEIATEIAALLKP
- the aroC gene encoding chorismate synthase yields the protein MLRWLTAGESHGPALVALLEGVPAGVAVTTAEISGELARRRLGYGRGARMSFEQDEVEVIGGLRHGVTIGSPVAIRVGNSEWPKWRTVMAADPVDPAELAGQARNAPLTRPRPGHADLAGMQKYGHADARPILERASARETAARVAVGTVAKALVKQALGIEIVSHVVELGPVAVKPGLRPTPEDAARIDADPLRCLDPEASARMVAEVDAAKKDADTLGGVVEVLAYGVPPGLGSHVQWDRKLDARLATALMSIQAIKGVEIGDGWQQARSRGSAAHDEIIPTATGVRRVTDRAGGLEGGITTGEPLRVKAAMKPISSLNRALSTIDVTTGEPATAINQRSDVCAVPAAAVVAEAMVALVLAEATVEKFGGDSVAEIRRNLAGYLDTMVIR